The genomic window TTTGCTGAACGGTACGCAGGCGCAGGGCAAACTCCCGGTCATAGACGAAGAGCGTGACTTCCTGGTTGAGCCAGAGGCTGCGCTGGTCGAGGTTGACCGAGCCGATGAGCCCGATCTCGCCGTCCACCGTGACGGTCTTGGAGTGCAGGAGCCCGGCTTTGAACAGGGCGATGGCCACGCCGCCTTCCAGCAGTTCCTCGAAGTAGGCGCGGCTGGCGTGGTGGACGAGCTTCGAGTCCACCTTTTGCGGCATGATGAGCGTGACCTTGACCCCGCGCTTGACGGCGGAGACGAGCGCGATCTGCACCGCCTCGTCGGGCACGAAATACGGGGTCGTCAGGACCAGTTCTTTTTTTGCTAAGTAAATGGCAGTCAGGATGCTCTGGTAGCTGGACTGGTCGAAAAAGCCCGGCCCCGACGGCACCACCTGCACAAAGGAGTCGCCGACCTCCGGCAACTCGTGCAGGCCGCCTTCGTCCTCGATGCGCTCGATGCTCATGCCGGTCTCGATGCCCCAGTCGGCCAGGAAAACCACGGCCAGGGCCTCGACCACCGGACCGCGCACGCGGACCATGCTGTCCACCCACTGGCCGACGCCGGACTTGGTCTTGAAGTAGCGCGAATCTACGAGGTTCAGGCTGCCGGTGTAGGCGGTCTCGCCGTCGATGACGACGATCTTGCGGTGCAGTCGCAGGTCCTGCCGACGGTAAAAATTCCTCAGCCAGCGCACGGGGAGGGCTTCGGTGATTTCGACCCCGGCCTTGCGGGCCTTGGCGCACAGTTCGCTTTTGAGAAAATCATGGCTCCCGATGGAGTCGAGGAGGATACGGCAATGCGCCCCGCGGTGCCGGGCTTCGATCACTGCGGCCATCACCTCGTCGGCGATCCCGCCCAAGTGCCAGATATAGAACTCCATATGCACGTGGTGGGTGGCCTGCTGGATGTCCTGGATCATCCGGCGCAGGATGTCCTGGCAATTGTCGAGCAGTTCGAGGTCGTTGCCGGGGAGGGTGGGGATGTTGACCGTGTTGTAGGCGTGGCGGGAGAGCAGCCGGGCCGCC from Ruficoccus amylovorans includes these protein-coding regions:
- the cls gene encoding cardiolipin synthase, encoding MEPKPDYVVDIFFLLHWAVALGVTIRVIMRRTSVGVALAWLTLIFFLPLAGAIIYIIFGEVSVGRARTRRALNLIQPYKQVINDRRQRFNLDWSRQSEAARLLSRHAYNTVNIPTLPGNDLELLDNCQDILRRMIQDIQQATHHVHMEFYIWHLGGIADEVMAAVIEARHRGAHCRILLDSIGSHDFLKSELCAKARKAGVEITEALPVRWLRNFYRRQDLRLHRKIVVIDGETAYTGSLNLVDSRYFKTKSGVGQWVDSMVRVRGPVVEALAVVFLADWGIETGMSIERIEDEGGLHELPEVGDSFVQVVPSGPGFFDQSSYQSILTAIYLAKKELVLTTPYFVPDEAVQIALVSAVKRGVKVTLIMPQKVDSKLVHHASRAYFEELLEGGVAIALFKAGLLHSKTVTVDGEIGLIGSVNLDQRSLWLNQEVTLFVYDREFALRLRTVQQSYIDNAEMVHLAEWKKRRFHQRLLENALRLTGPLL